CTGCTTGAGTTTGGACTACGAAGGGCTCAGGTTTCTAAGTCCTACTGGAAAAATAATTGATGAAAACAATTAGAAATAATTTCCTTTCTCAATGATATATCAAAAGAATATTACTTTTAATGTAGGGTCCTGATGGTGGAGTGGGTGCATCAAAGTACAGTTACATCGGGGGATTTGATGCAACAAGGTACTATCTCTCAAACAACTTCAATTCTAGTTGTGTTTGCCAATTGGCACAATAGGGTAGAAAGGCTCATCATATTATGTATATATCTAGCACTAGCAGTTATCATGACTGAGATTTTGTGAACTATGGTTTTTATTATAATACCAACAAAGTGTACTAGTTATGACTATTAAGTATATATATTTCTAAGATTTATTAATACCTGGAAAAAATCAAAGATGTTTCTTTACTGTTAATTTAAGATGGCAGGGCACGATTTTGGCAACATGGCATATAAACTCTGCTTTTATATTAGGCCAGTGGTTACCCTATGAATTTGTTCATTGACAAATGAAAAACTGCTTGGCATATCCTTGTGGTTCAAAAAATTCTGCTACATCTTTTGTAATTGGGCAAAGTGTATTACAATCTTTTTCGGGAATTGTTGTTCGAAATTCGAATCCGTGGTCACAGATATACAATATGAAAATATAGATCTAAAGTCCTTTGAAACAGTTAAATATCTCCTACCACGTCCAAATTTCATCACGCTGCAAGAAATAACTAAAATCTGGTTTTCAACATACTAATGAGAGAAGAGCGAGGAAAATGAAGATGAAGGATAAAGTTCGATCGTTGATTGCCAACTCATCTTGGTTATAACGCCAGAATTTTTACCGTGACTTGTCTATCAAGTTAAAATGACATTTCCTTTTTACCAATTAGTTTGggtttattgttttttttgtgTCTGACCTTTGCTATTGTGTAACTTTGTTTTTTCACATGGCACATCAATAGCAACGTTGCAGCAGGAATGTTATTTGGGATTCCCCTCCGTGGTACTCATTCCCATGCATTTGTTAGCTCCTACATGGTATGTGAACATTTCATTGAAATTCTTGACATATTCTGATGGTGTTTGTGGTGAGAAACTGTTTGGTGGGAATATTGCCATACTCCTTTTTTTATCGGCATgataattgttaatattaagcttttattaatgaaggactCCAAACTGCCACTTGTTCTTCTTTCTCATCCACTTTTACCACTAAGTCAACCTTATATCTCTACATAGGTGTACCTGTTAATCAGAAGGGACATtgtcttttttatatttatgtccCTATTCTGCAATTCATGAAAAACTAAATGCAGCGCAATTAGTTCAGAGATGGTACAAAATTTAAAACTGCAAAGATCAAATTTCTTATAAGATCAAGATATGAGAGTGGCATGCAGTGAtagaaatgaaaataatattatagaatcatagaagaaaagagaagatgaGGAAGATCCTCTCGTATTGTAATAATAGACTTTCAGTCAAGAGTCCTCTCTTTATCATGGCCTTTATGATTTCTGTTATCAGTATTGTTATGCTTTGTTATGACCTAAGTCATTTTCTGATGTATTTCATTTGCTTACTTTTTGCGTACCTTGTGCGACCTGTGTTAAGCAGAGCCTTGACGAGATTAAAGACAAAGCGCTTCGTAAAAAAGATGGTTCAAGTACATGTCAAGATTTTGTTAGCCTTGTTCAAGGCTGGATGAGAAAAATTGAGGTATCATGATTTAAATCCTTtacaaatacttttttaatttgtgGTTTATAATTTGTGTTTTGGTGTCATCCTGCTGACAGCTACTTCCATGTCCACATACAAGTTGGTCTATTTAAGCATCAGTTCATGTCAACGTTGTAAATGATTACCATCTGATCATGGATCACGGGATATGAAGAGGATACAAAAAATGGATACTAGTATTATTAGGTGTATGGAATGTTTTGTTGGAAAGTTATTCTGAATTTTGGATTCTTAGCAAATTTGGGGCTATTAAAGTGCTGAATATACTAGGGCTGTGTGGGTTTTCTCAATTTCCAGCCTTAGAGTCAACACTTACTTGATTATCAAGTATTACTGTTGTGTATTGAGTTTTTAATTGACTAAACATTTCCAATTTTCTACCCTTTTAGGTGCATTCTTTCTCTTGTTATATACTCCAACATCCTCAGATTCTTCCATTTCTCCACACGACCATTTTTATAGCATATATTTATGCTTTTGCACTTCTACAACAATAATCTATACTGATTTGTCACTATGCAGCTGTCGGATTCACTACGTGGCAATTCTGCTGAGACCAATAAAAGTGAGATGGCAGCATTGACATCATATGCTTTAGCATTTCCTGATAACTTTCTTGCCCTAGTAGACACTTATGATGTAAGTGTATAGTGTTTTCTTATACCTATATTTCTTATTATTACACACGTTGTTAGGCATATATGAACGGTAATGATTGGTGGTGAAGTGTGTGAGAGAGAAGAGTAGGCTAGTGAAAGCATAATTATTTTACTATTCCTAATTCTACAACCAAAAGATATCAAATTTACTATTCAGATTATTTATTGATAACGACAGAGAGatacaaaatatttatgacAAACACGTCAAACAAATTCCTTACAAACTCTAGTGTTGAACCTGCTAAAATCAGATATTATCTTTTACAACTAAAAGACAAGTATAAGGACATCTATTGGGCCTCATAACAGTAGATAATTTTAGCACCATTTTGATCATCAATGTCGAAAGTGGGTAAATCTTGCTTATTCTATCCTTATTTTATGTCTTTTGCGAACAAGTTAGTTCAGgtttagtttaaatatttttgcaCATGGTCACACTCACATATGTTAACAGGTCATGAGAAGTGGAGTGCCTAATTTTTGTGCAGTTGCATTAGCTCTCAGTGATTTAGGGTACGTCAAGAAGTTTTCCATGCATGCTTATCATAATCACTTGATCATGTAATTGTTATTCATTGCTGAGTTTAGATGATGTTCTGAGCAGATACAAAGCAATTGGCATTAGGCTGGATTCTGGTGACCTGGCATATTTGTCTTGTGAGATCAGGAAGTTGTTTTGCTCCATTGAGAAGGAATTTGGATTGCTCGGTTTCGGGAAGACGAGTATCACAGCTAGTAATGACCTTAATGAGGAAACATTAGATGCTTTAAACAAACAGGTAAATTCGTTTACACACTGGAAATTGTAGCTTTTATTCTGTTGATTCAAGGAATTCATAACTCAAGAACCACTAGGGACATGAAAATATGAATGTTAGAGGGCCAAAATGAAGAGTCTGTAAAAGGTGAGAGATTTATAATAAGAAAAGCGTTAGCGACATAGTTTCAGAACAGTCTCTGTCATTGATTAAATTTTGTAGAAACTATGAGGGACTCACCAAATatgaattttgtaatttttaataaattttaattaataatagagTGTATTTGAAAGAGTATGTTAGAAAACATTTTCCAAACATTTATTTTGACAGAATAGTATAGAACGGCTTAGATTGAAGCACAATTTCGCTAAAACTCCTGCCTGTACATCAATTCATAGTTTTCTTATCTTACTTCTTTTACTGGATTGCATCTTTTTTCTGCAGGGGCATCAGATTGATGCCTATGGAATTGGTACGTACCTGGTTACGTGTTATGCTCAAGCTGCTTTAGGTGTTGTTTTCAAGCTGGTAGAGATTAATAATAAACCTCGTATCAAACTTTCTGAAGTTGTCTCAAAGGTTTGAACACTAGACAGAATATATAAGTTGAATCATTTATTTCCATTTAATTATAATCTTATCATCCTTTTGCTATTTTATCTGTTTGTAGGTCACTATTCCTTGTAAGAAGCGGATATATAGATTGTATGGAAAAGAAGGTTATGCTTTGGTAGACATATTGACCGGAGAAAATGAACCCCCTCCAAAGGTATTTTCTTGCGTCAGTTACTACAATTTATTTAGGGGgacaaaaaatccaaattacaaaatccaatccataattatccaaattcatattagttttaatccatttaaatggatttatctcaaatctaaatccaatccatttaattggatatggattagatatagattggatacatttttggattatccaaattgtattttgggttggattttgacttgacCTGATCCAGATTGAGCAAAGTCGGCCCAAGTCCACGTCAAGCCGAGTCATTCGGGCCTAAGTCGAATCGGGTCGATATGGGCCAAATTCGAATCGAGTCGATATGGgccaaagtcaaccaagtcggTATGGGCCAAAGTCGAGCCGAGTCAACCCTGGGTCAAGTCGAGTCAAGTCAACCCTGGGCCAAGTCGAGCTGAGTGGCCAATATTGAGTTGACTAGAGTCGGTCGGGGTCGATATCGAGCCGAGTTGGCCCGGGCCAATGTCTACTTGAGTCTGTCCATGCCCATGTCGAGCTGAGTCTTTCGAGCCCGATATGGAGTCGAGCAGGCCCGGGCCAATATCCAGACGACCAGGCCAAAGCTGATGTCAAGTCGTCCAGACTCGGGCCAATGTGGAGCCGAGCGAACCAAGGTCGATAATGAGTTGAGTGGGCctaggccgatgtcgagcctagcaggcccaggccgatgtcgagcagAGCATGTCTGGGCCGATGTTGATAATGAGATGAGCGGACCCATACCGATGTCGAGCCCAGCGGGCTCaggctgatgtcgagccgaacgggtccgggtcgatgtcgagccaaGAGGGCCTAGCCCAATGTCGATTCGTTTGGGCTCGGGCCAATGTCTAGTCGTCTGGGCCCGGGCCGATGACGACCCGTCCAGGCTCGATCCCAAACCGATGTCGACCCGTCCGAGCCCAGGTTGATGTCGACCTGAGCGGGCCCAGACTGAGGTGGAGCCGAGCGGGCCCAGCCCGATGTCGAGTTGTCCGGGTCTAGGCAAATGTCAATTCTCACAGGCCTGGGCCAATGTCGAGACGTCCGGGCCCGTGCCAATGTCTACTTGAGTCAGTCCATGCCCATGTCGAGCTGAGTCTTTCGGGTCTGATATGGAGTTGAGCGAGCCCGGGCCAATATCCAGACGATCAGGCCAAGGCTAATGTCAAGTCGAgcgggcccaggccgatgtcgagtcgtccaggCCTGGGCCAATGTCAAGCCGAGCGAACCAAGGTTGATAATGAGTTGAGTTGGctcaggccgatgtcgagcctaacaggcccgggccaatgtcgagcaGAGCATGTATGGCCGATGTTGATTCGTTCGGGCCCGGGCCATTGTCCAGTGTCCatgcccgggtcgatgtcgagtatAGCATGCCTAGGCCAATGTCGAGTATAGCATGCCTAGGCTAATGTCGATATTGAGCCGAGCGGACCCATACCGATGTCAAGCCCAGCGGGctcaggccgatgtcgagccgaacgggcccgggtcgatgtcgagccaagagggcctgggccgatgtcgattCGTTTGGGCCCAGGCCAATGTCTAGTCGTTTGGGCCCGGGCCGATGACGACCCGTCCAAGCTCGGTGCCAAGTCGATGTCAACCTCAGCAGGCTCAGGCTGATGTGGAGCAGAGCGGGCCCAGCtagatgtcgagtcgttcgggcccAGGCCAAAGTCGAGTTGTTCgggcccgggccaatgtcgagaCGTCCGAGCTTGAGCCAATGTCGATTCTCACgggcccgggccaatgtcgaATCTCACGGGCCCGGGCCAATGTCTACTTGAGTCGGTCCATGCCCATGTCGAGCTGAGTGTTTTGGGTCTTATATGGAGTTGAGCGAGCTCGGGCCAGTATCCAGACGAccgggcccaggccgatgtcaaGCCAAGCGAACCAAGGTTGATAATGAGTTGAGTGGGCTCAGGCCGATGTCAAGCCTAACAGGCCCGGGTCGATTTCGAGCAGAGCATGTCTGGCCGATGTTGATTCGTTCGGGCCTAGGCCATTGTCGAGTGTCCGTGCCTGGGACGATGTTGAGTAGAGCATGCATGGGCCAATGTCGATATTGAGCCGAGCAAACCCAGGTCAATGTCGAGTCGAgcaggcccgggccgatgtcgagccaagcGGGCTCAGGCCGATGTCAAACCAAACGGGCCTGGGTCGATGTTTGGTCGTTCGAgtccgggccgatgtcgagtggtCCAGACTCATGATGTCGAGTGGTTCGGGCCCAGGTCGATGTCGAGCCAAGTGAGCCTGGCCCGATGTCGAGTTGTCCGGTCCCCGGCCAATGTCTACTTGAGTCGGTCCATGCCCATGTCGAGCTTATTCTTTCGGGTCCGATATGGATTCGAGCGAGCCCAGGCCAATATCCAAACGACAAGGCCAAGGCTAATGTTGAGCCGAGCGGGCCCAGaccaatgtcgagtcgtccaGGCCCAGGtcaatgtcgagtcgagcgaACCAAGGTCGATAATGAGTTTAGtgggcccaggccgatgtcgagtctaGCAGGCCTGGGTCAGTGTCGAGTATTCGTGCCCGGACTGGGCCGATGTCGACCCATTTGGGCCCGGACTGATGTTGAGTCGTCCAGACACGAACCAATGTTGACCCGTCCGGACCtgggccgatgtcaagtcgtCCAGACCCGGGTCGATGTCAAATCGTTCGGATCCGAACCGATGTCGAATCATCCAATGGATATGAATTATAAattcaatccatttatttggatttggattaaTCCATGAACACCCCTACCATTTATTGCTTTGTTGAGAACTGTTACATTTACTTGAGTCACAATTAATCTTCTCGTAACAGCTAACTAAGATTTTaatttatgagaaaaaaataaaacatagtAGCCCCGTGTAGAGAAAATTGATCAAGACTATATATAGTCTTATATCATGTAAGTgtaatcataaatattttttgagaaaaaatcaTGACAGGTGGGAGAGAGAATCCTGTGCCGCCATCCCTTTCGAGAATCGAAAAGAGCATATGTGGTGCCTCAGAAAATTGAGGAGCTTCTAAGGTGTTACTGTGCTGGGAAATCAGGTACGAACTTTATCAAAATATTTCTTTGGCTTTTCTCATGACATTATTTCTTTCTAAGGGTTTGCATCATCTCATATAATATGCTCTGTTATTTGTTGAAAGATAAAACGGAAGAAATTCTACCTCCTTTAAAGGACATCAGAGAGCGATGCATCCAGCAACTTGAGCAAATGCGACCTGACCACATGAGGAGACTTAATCCAACTCCGTATAAGGTcttaaactttattattttataatcttCATTTTCAAATGCTTTTAATACTTTTACTTCAAATTTTGAGCAGGTGAGTGTGAGTGGAAAGTTATATGACTACATTCATTTCTTGTGGCTCAATGAGGCACCTGTTGGGGAGCTGCGATAACAAGGGAAATAAATTGAGATGCACCTAAATATTTGGAGGCTAAAGAAATTGTAATACTATTTGCTTTCTTCTGATTcattcttaatatatatatatatacacacacacacaagggAACatgtttatacatttttatcTATATTGTATGCCTATTTTAAGTTTCTATTTTGAATtcaattacattttaaaaaattaatattttaatctcaaTTGTTATTTCGCTACATatccaacaataaaaaataatagaatgaattttttatccacttatataaagaataaatttaataGTTTTGAACTCCTTTCCGGTAAGTTTTACACCacctttttttttgttgaataaAACTTTTAATCTATTATGATGGATATAACCATAGCATATTATTTCAGATACATTATTGTTTTACTTACACCTCCCTTTTCCTTTCGATCCTAGCGTTGTGGAGCTGTGTCGTTTAGACAAATACAAAACCACATTTGCAAATAGCATTTAATCATAAAACTAATcaacattcttaaaaaaaatcaattcctttataattaaatttactaTGGTCAAAAATTTACCATAAAGTGTAAAATTACAGTAGGTGGCTCCTTCAATCAATTGAGAAGctttgaaaataataaagataaacGTACACATATTTACAGAACACGTGAAATTTTTCTATGAACAACTACAGCTACACAGTCAAGTACAGATTAGTATAGAGGATTGCAAAGATTTAATCAGAGCCCAGTTCTGCCAGCATGATTTGCTCAGTCACACTTGATAATCTATAATTCATCATGACTCAGCTAAAAACCCCTTGCTTAAGTAGGATTCAGTTGGACGTCAAACCTGCAAATTAAACTGTAATGACCAGATCCTCCAGTCTCACCCACCCAAAGGCACAACGGTCCCTGATCTTCTGTGCTGTTGAAGCTGCTGGATCAATCATCGGCCTAATTTTGATCACCTCTTTCTCTATCGTTATTCTAGATTTGGCCTCCATCTGGAAGAGTTACGTCCAAAAACAATATGATTAATAATGATGAACCAAGTTGTATAGTTAGTTAAtcattattcatttatttaactCAAATAACAGTTAACAAATTAGCTTGAAAATCCTATTGGTTTGCTCAAGGTTTAAACAAATTATTCTCGTCAATCTTGTCGCATCATTTAGTGAGTACCTTTTCTATACAAGAAGCAGTGTCAAACACATGGCAAAAATATGAGAGCTGCTTGTACAAGTCCGCTTCAGTGTACTGAAAAAtcaaataaacatttatttaattgattCACATATTAAAGCAACTATTAATGTTCAACAAGTTCGTGGAGTGAAACCTTTCTAAGCAGACGGCCATTGCAGCGAGGATAATTTGGACAAACAGTTCCTCTCTCAGAATCACCAACCAACCGAAGGCTGATACTTCGCGTTGTATGCTTACACGTTTCATCATCACACTGAACGCAAAAACAGCCAAGGATGATGACACCTAATTTTTAGGctaatattcataatatactTAGACTGGTGACTTACCATTAGTAAACCTCTATAGTACATCAAAACAAACATCTCCGCTTGCCTTTTGACCTGACATGAAGTATAATGAACAGTAAGTATATTCCTGGGAATAAAATTCTGTGCTAAATCAAATCAACAAACATGTTAGTTGCTACTTCAGATgttctattttgaagttaattcTATGGTCTGAAATTGGTTTAAAAACTCTCCTAGATGAAGCGCACTTAAACAACAATACTTTAAGAAATTACTTAAATTAGTCAAACCTGATTAGCTATCATCGCAGGAGAAATTTTAACATCTTCTGGGCATTTAGGACAACACAGCTTACGCCAGAAATTGTAGTCAGATTCCTCCGGGGATACGCTGGTTGGCCTTTCACTTCCCAACAAACCGCAAATAGATTTAAAGACGGGTGGGCAGTCAAATGTACCAGAGCAGCTGGGGCATGACAGGACCAAGGGCTCACATCCCTGATACCTGCAATTATTTTATCACATCCAAtccattaattaataattatggATAGGAAACCATCAGCAAAATCCATTGATCATAACACAGTTTTTAGCAAGAATCTAACAGCATAAATAGATAAAGCTAAAAtactgtaaaaatattatataacttGTTCAAATCTCTGCAAAGAATACTAAATTTCAGAATTGAAACGAAAAGGCTCTACCAGTATCTATATTATTAATTGGTAGTGAATATCCGCAGTAAGAGATTTTTGACAATTTAAAAACCAAGATATACCTCTCCTCATCATTAGCAGCGCACAAGAGTGCATTTCTAGAATCATCATTAAAAGCTTCACTTGATTTATGATGAAACTGTAAAACAATATAGTTTTCCAAATCAGATAATtgatacaaaatataaaagtaaatacCTGCATCTGAATGCTGAGACAAACTAGGAAGTATATTTTACCTTTGACGAGTCAAGCCCTAAGCAATCAGCCAgtctttctgggcttgttccCTGAATTGATGCACAAAGACGTGATACGACGGGATGGATCTACAAgagcaaaaaaataaaatactcaATCAGGGTACAGTACTCAGTAAACattgttatttataaaattagcCACTACATTCTAAGACCTGTTGTGATAAATAGTAATCAATGTCAATCAGCCATGTCCCTTGTTCCTGTTTAAGTTCATCAGGATGTCTAGCACGTTGAGCAATGCCACCTGCACTGCCTGAACTACCACCCTAATCGAATAAAACAGAATATTAAAAATACGTCAATTGCTTCATGAAAAACATTTCCCATTTCCCAGGGTTATACACTAATTGTCCTTTGATAGGGGAGCGAATGACTAAATGACAAACCTGCTCATGGCAAATTATATAAGGGATTGTATCACCAACAGAGCAGCCAGAAGTGTAACCTTGTTGCTTCAATCTTTGTGCCACCTATACGTTGTGATCAAGAAAAGCATCCTCAGAAGTCAGAATCAAGTAGGTAGTAACAAAAGAATATAGATCAGACTGTTAGTAACAAAAATGAAAACAGATTGGACTAACAAGAACATGTGGCTGGTTCTTGGCATCAGGATAAGCTTCAGGAGGCTTAGTCAATGTCTTCGTAATGACATATTTCTCCAATGGTACTTGTCCATTCCTCATTTCTTCTTGTACCTATTAAGATTAACATCAACACGGTTAATCCCATCAAATGTGGATTATATACCCAAGCATTCAGGATTTTAGACCATCCACTCTTCGGCCAAAGAGTAGT
The sequence above is a segment of the Phaseolus vulgaris cultivar G19833 chromosome 2, P. vulgaris v2.0, whole genome shotgun sequence genome. Coding sequences within it:
- the LOC137810107 gene encoding nicotinate phosphoribosyltransferase 2-like, with amino-acid sequence MATKESKKKNSGRKIPGPTNPMVTPILTDHYQFTMAYAYWKSGKHQERAVFDLYFRKNPFGGEYTVFAGLEECVRFISNYKLTEEQIDFIKHNLPVSCEEGFFNYLRGIDCSDVEVYAIPEGSVVFAKVPLLRVEGPIAVVQLLETPFVNLINFASLVSTNAARHRFVAGKSKTLLEFGLRRAQGPDGGVGASKYSYIGGFDATSNVAAGMLFGIPLRGTHSHAFVSSYMSLDEIKDKALRKKDGSSTCQDFVSLVQGWMRKIELSDSLRGNSAETNKSEMAALTSYALAFPDNFLALVDTYDVMRSGVPNFCAVALALSDLGYKAIGIRLDSGDLAYLSCEIRKLFCSIEKEFGLLGFGKTSITASNDLNEETLDALNKQGHQIDAYGIGTYLVTCYAQAALGVVFKLVEINNKPRIKLSEVVSKVTIPCKKRIYRLYGKEGYALVDILTGENEPPPKVGERILCRHPFRESKRAYVVPQKIEELLRCYCAGKSDKTEEILPPLKDIRERCIQQLEQMRPDHMRRLNPTPYKVSVSGKLYDYIHFLWLNEAPVGELR